The following is a genomic window from Capnocytophaga stomatis.
AGATTTAAGTGGACAATACTTAGAAACGAACTATCCGGCACCGGGAGTGGGTACTAATGGACTTCTTCAACGAATTTCAACGGCTCCTCCTTATCTTTTCCCGATGGTATATTCTGATGGAACCAATGCTGCACATCCTCGTAATAGTAATAACCGAATCAATCCATATAATTTACTAATGGAATCCGGTTACGCAAAAGAATGGCGTTCGATGCTTCAATCAAATGTGATTATCGAACAAAAGTTAGATGTTATAACAAAAGGATTGACAGCTAAGGGTTCTGTTAGTTATGATTCCAATGCCACTTACCTTATGAATAGGGCAAAAACTCCTCCGCAATTTACTGCCAGTGGGCGTGATGATAAAGGAAATCTAATTTTCAGTAAAGTAGTTGATGAAGTTAAATTCGGAGAACCATCTGAAAGCAACCGAGGTAATAAGAAAATATACATTGAAGGGTCTTTGAATTACAAACGTTTGTTTTCTGATAAACACGATGTTACTGGTATGTTACTATATTATCGTAAAGAAGCACAAACTCACGATCAGGCTTTGGCTTTTCGTAAAGAAGCTTATATCGGGCGTGCTACGTATATGTATGATCGTCGCTACTCCATCGAGGGGAGCTTTGGTTTTACAGGAAGCGAGGCTTTTTCCAAAGAAAATAGGTTTGGTTTCTTTCCTGCTATAGGTTTGTCGTGGATAGTTAGTAATGAAAAATTCTTTGAAGGAATAAGCAATACAATTAATGATTTAAAATTTAGAGCTTCTTACGGAAAGACAGGAAATGACAATACGGGAGGTGCTCGCTTCCTATACCGAGGAACTTACAGCAACGCAGGAGGTTATCATATAGGTATTGGAGGTAGTGGGCCTCTTAACAATATGTCCGGACTTGCAGAAGGGCGTTTTGAAGCTCCTGCTATCGGATGGGAAATAGAGGACAAACGCAATATAGGTATTGATATTTCATTATTTAGAAATAGAATAACATTAACTGCGGACTATTTTGATAATGAAAGACATAGTATATTATTACAACGTAGAACCGTTCCTGAACACACAGGATTTAGAGACAGACCTTGGCAAAATTATGGTAGAGTAAGTAATAAAGGATTTGATGCAAGTTTGTCCATCAGACATAACTTTACAGATGACTTTTCGGTGGGGGCAAGAGGTAACTTTACTTATGCAAGAAATAAAATTCTTGAATATGATGAAGTTCCTCAGAAATATGAATGGATGAACGTAACAGGTAGAAGAATTAACCTACCTCGAATTTACATTGCCGAGGGATTATACCAAGAGAGTGACTTCGATATAACAACTGACCCTGCGACAGGAGCGAAGCAATATGCACTCAAATCCGGACTGCCGGTTTCAACCATCAGTTCAGGGGTATTGCCCGGAGATATCAAATATAAGGACTTAAATGGTGATGGTCAAATCAATGATTATGATAGAACCTACGATGTAAGTAATCCGACAGTTCCCGAAATAATATATGGTTTTGGGGCGAATATGGAATATAAAAACTTCTACGTGAATGTGTTTTTCCAAGGAGCAGGAAATGTATCAACAATTTTAGGTTCTAGTAATCCCCAAGGGTTCTTCCCTTTCAAATACGGTGTAGATGAAAGTTCACTCCGAAGTGAGGTAACTAATCGTTGGACTGCTGAAAATCCTTCAGAAGACGTTTTATTCCCAAGACTTCGAAACGTAGCATTTAATCATAACGAGCAAGCAAGTACGTGGTGGCTTAGAGATGCTAGCTTCATCCGCTTAAAAAATGTTGAAATAGGATATCGCTTGCCTAAGGAGGTCTTGAAGATATTAAAAATGAGTTCAGGACGTTTTTACCTGATAGGAAACAACTTGCACGTTTGGGATAAAGTTAAAATGTGGGATCCTGAAATGGGTAACGATAATGCAGGTATGAATTATCCGTTATCAAAAAGTTATACATTCGGAGTTGAATTTAGTTTTTAAAAATGACAGAAAATGAGAAAGATTTTTATAACCATAGGAATTATTACAGCTACTTTCTTTACGGAATCGTGTAGCAATTATTTGGATGTTTCCGATGAATTGGCAGGGGAATTGACACAAAAAGAAATTTTTGACGACGCTACTCTTACTCGTAGATTTCATAGGAATATTTTTGTAGGAATACCTGATTCATCAAATATGATTTTCTCTACAAATTATCAATTATCCGGGCTTGACAATCCTTGGGCAGGTGCTTCTGATGAATTGAAAATGGCACAAGGTACTTTGCGTGGCTTAACCCAAAACGGATTTAACGAATCTAACGCACCTTTCCATCGTTGGTCAACATTATATAAACTCATACGACAAGCAAACTTGTTTTTGAAAAATGCAAAAGTAATTCCTCAAACAGGTTTGGCCGAATATATTGATGAAGCTGAATTAGTAAGACTAAAAGCACAAGCTCGTTTTTTACGTGCATATTATCATTATTTGTTGTTTGAAATGTATGGTCCTATCCCTATACTCACTGAACCTGCTGATCCTGAAGCAAGCGACTGGGACTATCCACGTAATTCAGTGGATGAAGTAGTTGCTTTCTTGGATAGTGAATTGTTAGAAGCAAGCGAAGGGCTTAACGATGTTGAAACGGAGGAGAACTACCGAGCATTACCAACCAAAGGAGTTGCCTTAGCCGTTAGAGCAAAATTATGGATGTATGCCGCAAGTCCATTGTTTAACGGAGGGTACAGCGAGGCTTTATCGCTGACGAATCCTGATGGGAAAAAGTTATTCCCTGCTGCCGATAAAGGGAAATGGCAAAAAGCAGTTAGTGCATTGGAAGATTTCATCAACTTTGCCAATGGAAAGTATGAGTTGTACAAGGAATATGAAGGTGCTACTTATGACCCACATAAATCGTTATATAATTTATTTATGAAGTACAATAATGAGATTATTTGGGCTAGTAGTAAACACAATTGGGGAGGAGTTGGTGGTGAAGGAACAGATAGACGATGCACACCTCGTACTGAACGTAACGGATTTGCTTGTATTTCTGTTTCGCAAGAGTTGGTAGATGACTTTTTTATGATTGATGGAAAATCAATAGAGGAATCCCCACTATATAATGAGACTGGTTTTTCCACCGCTGGTGAAGATCAATCAAATCAAACAGAAGAGGGAACATATCGAATGTGGATAAATAGAGAACCTCGTTTCTATCAAACCGTTTTCTTTCACGGAAGAAAGTGGCACATCAGTAAAAAAGATGTTAAGTTTACTTATGGCGATGGAAACGACCGCTCAAAAGGTGACTATCCTTGGACTGGTTACCTCTTATACAAACGAATTGCACGTAATACCAGAAATGAAGGCTCGCATCCACGTTCACAATATCGTCCGTCAATTATTTTCCGCTTAGCTGAATTTTATTTGCTCTATGCAGAAGCCCTTAATGAGGTTAATCCTTCTGACTCAAAAATAGCAGAGTATGTGAATAGAGTTCGCGAAAGAGCTGGTATTCCCAATTGGCAGGAAAGTAATCCTTCTGTTTTAGGTAATCAAGAAGCACAACGAAAAGCCATCAGAGCCGAAATGCGTGTAGAATTAGCAACCGAAGGGCAACGTTATTTTGATGTTCGTCGTTGGATGATTGCCGAAAATCCTGTGGGAGAAGGAGGACAAGGAGGTGATTTCTATGGAATGAATATGCAAACAGATGATAAAGCTAAATTTTTTGAAAGACACTCATACGAAAAAAGAGATTTTAAACGTGCATATTACCTGTACCCTATTCCTTTAAATCAAATACAAATCACAAAGAATTTGATACAAAACCCTGGTTATGAATAGTATTGCAACTTAATCGTTTTACTATCAGATTATATAAACTGCTCTTGAAAAATATATTTTAAGGGCAGTTTTTTGGTTTCTCAAATTTATATATCAATAAAAAATTTGATATACAATGAGTTATAAGGCTATGGAATTACTAATCTTATAAGGATTTAACAAGTTGGTTTTTAATGGTTTCTGGGGAAAAATTGCCCCAGTTTTTAAGTTCTAAGTTTTTTTGTTATTTCCTCTAAAAATTGAAATAATTTGATTCATTCCCAGATTTGACCTGGAAAAGAGAAGATGTGTAAGAAAATGGTCTAATTTCTAATCCTCAATCCACGAGGCGTATTTCACGTAATTGTCTGCCGTTCTGCGGATGGCTGTTTTCTGTTCTCCTGACAAGTTTTTTATTTTCTTTGCGGGAATGCCGGCGTAAATACTTCCGGATTCAATTCGGGTATGTTCGGTAACTACGGCACCAGCTGCAACGATGCTGTCGCTTTCCACTATGCAACCATCCATCACAATGCTTCCCATTCCAATTAATACATTGCTGTGAATTGTACAACCGTGGACAATAGCATTATGCCCGATTGAAACATTATCGGCTATGTTTGTGGCATATTTTTGGTAAGTTGCGTGAATGACAGCTCCGTCCTGTACGTTTACCTTGTTTCCGATTCTGATGCTATTTACATCGCCCCGAATTACAGCGTTATACCAAATGGTACATTGATTACCTACGGAAACATCTCCTGTAACTGTTGCATTTTCAGCAATAAAGCAATCTTTTCCAAAAGAAGGCTCTTTTCCATTGACTTTTTTGATAATCATCTTTTTACTCTTTTTGAATAACTATTTTTTCTTCCAGATGGAACCATTTTTGGTGGTGTATCTCTCTAAAAAGCCCTGTTCTGTGAGTTGATTAAGATATATTTCGCTCTCTTTTCGTGGCATTGATGATAGTTCCGAAAATTCTCGAGCAGTGAGAGTTGGATAATAACCAAAGAGTGTTTGCCAATCTTTTTTGTATTCTTTTTTTGTAGCTTTGGGCTCCAGCTTCAGTATGGCTCTTTCAAAATTAAGGTATGGTTTTGCTCCGTAAACTACTTCTCTATTGCCTTGACTATCTGTGAAAATCATTGTAGGAAAACCACGAATTCCCAAATCTCTTGCTAATTTCAAATCGTTTTCAAATAGTTCCTTTGCTTTGTTTTGAATATCTGCTTTCAGTTGTTCTACATCAAGTTTTGTTACATCGGCAGCTTTTGCAATATGCTCCCACTGAGTGATATTTTTCTTCTGAAGAAAGACCATTTCTCTCAGCTCCCTCAAAAAAGAAATTGCTTTGTTTTTGTCCTGTATTTGAGCAGCTTTAAATGCTATTGATGGAGGATAAGAAGAATTTAAAGGATTTTCCAGCCAAATATCGCCATCAATTGGCATATCGTAGTAGAGACTCACCTCGTCCCAATGATGAGCTACATCCGATGGTTTGCTGATGCCTCCGCTGTTATAGCTCCAATCAGGTAGAAGCCCGCCAGTGTGGTAATTGAAGGTAATGATATCGCCATATTCCAATTTAAGCTTACGGATTTGAGGTTCAATGCCCCAGCACGAAGAGCATATTGGGTCAGTATAATAAGTAACTGTTATTGATTTCTCCGTTTGTGGGAGCTGAGATTTTACAGCGTTATTTTCGGTTTGAGGTACGCCACAAGTTCCCTCTTTGGGGTCACAAAGTAGCGGATTAGTATTCTGTGCCATAGCTAAAAATGATTGTGTTAGAAATAAAAATTTGATAATGAACTTCATAGTTTTTTTGAATTTTCAAATTAGTACGGAAATTATTTTTCGTTTGCTTTACAGCTTTAGGCAAAAGTATTATTTTTTTGTAAAAGTATTCACAAAATATTGATAAATAATTTATTATTATGTTCTTTTAGATATTGCCAAATTCTTTTGTTATTAAATAAAGCGGTTTTTTGTATTTTTGCCCAAAATTTAAACTGTGGGAAGTAAAAATAAATTAAAACGATTCAAAGAAAACGAAACTTTTGCAAACGTATTGCAACCTAAACGTGACGAGTTACTATCAGAACAATTTCCTTTCAAAGGGAAATGGCATTCCGATTATTTTAAGAATAACAATCCCATTGTGTTGGAGTTAGGATGCGGAAAAGGCGAATATTCTGTGGGGTTGGCAAAGAAGTATCCGAACAAAAATTTCATAGGGATTGACATAAAAGGGGCACGATTTTGGCGTGGTGCAAAAACTGCTATTGAAGAAAATATCAACAATGTAGCCTTCTTGCGTACTCAAATTGAGCTTATTGAGCATTGTTTTGCACAAGGTGAAGTCAGTGAAATTTGGATTACATTCCCTGACCCGCAAATAAAATATAAGCGTACCAAACATCGGTTAACCAATGCAGAATTTTTGAGTCGATATAAAAATATTCTTGCTACGGACGGATGCATACACCTGAAAACGGATAGCGAATTTATGCACGGTTACACGCTCGGGCTGTTACACGGATTGGGACATAAAGTGCTGTATGCCAACCATAATATTTACAATAGTGACGGCGTTCCTTCGGAAGTGACTGAAATTCAAACTTTCTATGAAAAATTTTATTTGGAACAGAATAAACCAATAACCTACATCAAATTTCAGATTTAAATTTAGAAAAATTTTGATATTTCTATATTGCTGATTTACATTTGTTTAATTTTTAAAATATTGATTTCAAAGATTTATTTTTGATAATTTTTCTTTTTTAAATAAATTTCCGAATATCTTGCTTATTTGTTAAATAGGCGAGGTTACTTGTTGTAATTTAACTTTTTTATTGCTAAAAGGTTGATTTTGATAGATTTTTATTGAGTTTTATCTGATTTTCTCGATTTTATTATCTCATAAAATAGTAGTAATTTTGTTTCAGAGATGAGATTAGTGCAAATAATTTAAAATTACTACAAGATGAGAGGGAAAATATTACTACTTGGGGCGTTGTCGTGTTTTGTATCGTGTATTGGATATGCACAAGTTGGCACTCCCGAGAAACCTTTGAGCAGGTTGGAGGATTACCAGTTGAGAGGGAAGGTAAAAACTTATAAGTTAACGCCTTATCACGTGCTTGATTCTTTTGGAATTATAAAGAAAACAGGTAAACCTGAGTTCTGGAAGGGGGATATACTTTCTACGTTTGATGACAGAGGTTACAAGGTTGAAAGTAATATGTACAACAAACAAGGAAATCTTCAAAATAAGATTATATACAAATACAACGATAAGAATAAACGACTTTCCCGTGATGTTTATGGCGAGCGTGGCTATATCAAAAACAAGTACGTTTACATATATGATGATAAAGGTCACAAAATAGCTTATCATTGTTATAATCCCAGAGGTGAGCTGGTTGAGTCTTGGATTTACAACAATGACGATAGGGGGCGTGAAGTCGAGGTGATTTATCAAGTTCCGAAACGTCCTTCAGAAACTCGTAAGTTTCTCTACAAGTACGATAAATCAGGAAATGTGGAAGAACTTTCCCAATATTCAAAAGATGATGTTCCTGAAGTTACTTGGAAGTATGTTTACGACAGAAAAGGTTTGGTGACGGAATTGCACACTTATAAGGAGAACAAACTTTTGAGAAAGAGAGTTACTAAGTATGATGCTTATGGGAATCCTGTGCAAATAAAAGAGTACGATAGTGACGGACGTTTTATAGAGGAAACAGACTACGAGTACCAATTTGATGCATACGGAAACTGGATACAACGCATTGATTACGTGAATAGTTTTCCGAAGATTATGTACGAAAGAGAAATAGTTTATTACTAAACTTAATTTCCATACGATTTTTATACGTTTGATGAATTTGAAAGCTGTCTGTGCAGACAGCTTTCTTTATTTTTGGTGTTGCATCACTTCTTTCAGATACTTACCCGTATAACTTTGCGTGTTTCGGGCAATTTCTTCAGGAGTGCCTTGAGCGATGACTGTTCCGCCTTTGTCGCCTCCGTCAAGCCCCAAGTCAATTACATAATCGGCGGACTTTATCATTTCCAGATTATGCTCAATAACAATGATAGAATGCCCTTTTTCTATAAGTGCCTGAAAGGAAGCCAATAACTTGCGAATATCGTGAAAATGTAGCCCCGTAGTAGGTTCGTCAAAGATGAATAATACTTTCTCTTTGCTTTCGGACTTCGCCAAAAAAGAAGCCAACTTGATGCGTTGTGCCTCCCCACCTGATAGCGTCGAAGAGGATTGCCCAAGAGTAACATAACCCAACCCGACATCTTGCAAAGGCTTTAATTTCGCACTGATTTTCTGTTGCTTATGTCTTTCAAAAAATACAATAGCATCGTCAATGGTGGTGTTTAACAAATCATCGATGGATTTCCCTTCAAAAGTTACTTCCAGCACTTCTTTTTTGAAACGTTTCCCGCCACACGCCTCGCACGGCAAATGCACGTCCGCCATAAACTGCATTTCAATAGTAACCTCGCCTTCGCCTTTGCACACCTCGCAACGCCCGCCGTCCACATTAAACGAAAAGTGTTTGGGCTGAAAGTTGCGTAACTTTGAAAGTTTCTGTACGGCATACAAATTCCGAATGTCATCGTAGGCTTTTATATAGGTAATCGGGTTGGAGCGCGAGGACTTTCCAATCGGATTTTGGTCAACGAACTCTACCGACTGAATGTGCTTGTACTTGCCTTCGAGCTTTGAGAATTGCCCTGCTTTTTCGGTGTTCATATCCAGCTCTTTAAGCATCGCCGGATATAAAATCTGCTTGATGAGTGTGGACTTTCCGCTTCCGGAAACGCCCGTTACCACCGTGAGCATATCCAACGGAAGCGTAACGTCAATGTTTTTTAGGTTGTTTTCCCGACAGCCCAAAAGCGTGATGTAATGCGGCGAAGTGCGTCGTTCTTTCGGAAGGTCAATTTGCATTCGCCCGCTGAGGTACTTACCCGTAAGTGAATCCGCTTTCAGAATTTCGGCATACGTGCCTTGTGCCACCACTTCCCCGCCGTGTGTTCCGGCTTCGGGACCAATGTCGATGATGTAATCGGCGGCTTTCATAATATCTTCATCGTGTTCCACCACAATCACGGTATTGCCCAAGTCGCGTAACGATTTGAGTACGCTGATGAGTTTTTCGGTGTCTTTCGGGTGCAGACCGATACTGGGTTCGTCCAGAATATACATCGAGCCTACCAAACTGCTGCCCAGTGAAGTTGCCAAGTTGATACGCTGGCTCTCCCCGCCCGAAAGTGTGTTTGATTTTCGGTTGAGGGTCAGATAATTTAACCCAACGTCAGCCAAAAATTGCAATCGATTCTCAATTTCAACAAGCAAACGGCGGGCAATATTTCTTTCATAGTCAGAAAGTTGTAATTCCTTAAAGAAGCGTTGTAATTCCTCTACGGAAATATCCACCAAATCCGAAATGCTCCTTCCGTTAATCTTCACGTAATCGGCTTCTTTTCGCAGGCGTTTGCCATCACATTCGCTACATTTGGTTTTTCCGCGGTAACGTGCCAACATTACCCGATTCTGTATTTTGTAACTTTTTTCTTCCAGTTCTTTGAAAAAATCCGTCAGTCCGGTAAAAAATTTGTTGCCGTTCCAAACTAATTTTTTTTGCTCTTTGGTGAGTTCAAACCACGGTTTATGGATGGGAAAATCAAACTTATAAGCATTCAAAACCAACTGGTCGCGATACCAACTCATCGCCTCACCTCGCCACGGATAAACACAGTTGTCGTACACGGAAAGGGCTGTATTTGGGATAATTAGCTCCTCGTCCAGCCCGATGGTATCGCCGTAACCGTCGCATTTTGGGCAAGCCCCATATGGGTTGTTAAAGCTGAACAGATGCACGTTCGGTTCAGAAAATTCAATGCCGTCCAACTCAAATTTATTGCTGAACGTCTGTTTGTTTTGATTTTCAACCTCTTCAATGATACATTCACCCTTTCCTTCAAAAAAAGCTGTATCGATAGCATCAGCCAACCGATGACGAAAATCTTCGTTATGTTGTACGATAATTCGGTCGATAACCAACAGAAAATCAGAATTGATACTGTTTAAATCGGCTTCATCAATGCGAATAATTTCGCCTTTATACTGAATACGGGCATATCCTTGCTGTAATAAAATTTGAAGCACTTGGGGTATTTTTCTGCCTTCGGCGATATGAACAGGAGCCAGAAGCAGTAATTTGGTGCGTTCAGGATAGCTCAAAACGGCATCAACCACATCGGTAACGGAATGTTTTTTTACTTCATTTCCGGAAAGGGGCGAGTAGGTTTTGCCGATGCGGGCGAACAAAAGTTTCAGATAATCATAGATTTCAGTGGATGTCCCGACGGTAGAACGCGGATTAGACGTATTGACTTTCTGTTCAATAGCGATGGCAGGAGCAATGCCCACGATGTTGTCCACTTTGGGTTTGTCAAGCCTTCCTAAAAATTGACGTGCGTAGGAGGAGAGGCTTTCCACGTAGCGGCGTTGCCCCTCGGCATAGAGTGTATCAAATGCCAAGCTGGACTTACCCGAACCCGATAAGCCCGTAATAACCACCAATTTATTACGCGGAATCCCGACTGTGATGTCTTTTAAGTTGTGGAGCTTCGCTCCTTTTATAAGTATTTCTTTGGTTTTCATTTTTTATGAAAGGAAGTTCTAAAATGTTCAAAAGGTGTAAAACAGCAATTTAAAACGGGTGTTTTTGAAAAATCTTTGTGAGATTTGCTGTTTTTCAACTTATCTGCTTGCAAAGATAGCAAAAAGTAACAGAAATAGAGTGGCTTTATTTTTTTTCTTGTAAAACTTATAAAGAGGAAAATCCCATATTTTTACGGATTTTTTCTGTTTGTTATTTGTAAAAATGTGTAGTATCTGTGAGAAATTTAAAACTGTATGGAAATATTGCTCGATACGTGTGTGTTTTTTAAATAGAAAGAATTTCTGTTTTTTAAAAGATATTTGGATAAAAAAACTATGTTTTTTTCTGGAATTTTTCTCACGTTAGTTTAAAAATTTTTTGACGGTAAAATAAAAAAGATTTGCCTTATAGAAATTTTGCTTTGTTGTAATAGAAAAATTTTCCAAAGCGTGTCCAAAGAAAAACCACACTTTAAAGATGTGTGTAAAGTGTGGTTTGTTTGTATTAAAAGTAACTTATTTGCACAAAAATATAGCCTATAAAAATTGATATGCCAGCATCGCACTAATGTAAGCAATGCCTGTCATAAAGCACCATTGTACGGCAGTCCATTTCCAGCTATTGGTTTCGCGACGCACTACTGCCATTGTGCTTAGACATTGCATAGCGAAGGCGTAGAACAGAAGTAGCGAGATGCCTGTCGCAAAGGTATATACGGACGTTCCGTCAGGGCGTGTTTCGCTTCGTAATTTGCTTAGAATGGTGCGTTCACCCTCCTCTTCTTCTGTGTCCAAATCGCCACCTAAACTATAAATTGAAGCCAATGTAGCGATGAAAACTTCACGTGCGGCAAAGGAAGAAAGTACGCCGATGCTAATCTTCCAGTCGTAGCCCAGAGGTCTGAAAATAGGTTCAATTGTCTTTCCGATGTAGCCTAAGTAGGAATATTCCAGCTGTGCCGATTCAATGAAATGAGCAGTTTGGGTTTCGTCCCATTGCTGTTGCTGAGCCAAAGTAGTTGCTTCGTTTTCGATATTGTTGTACTTCTCTCCCATTCCGTGCGACCCTAAAAACCACAGAATCACAGAGATTGCTAAGATGATTTTCCCAGCTCCCAATACAAAGCTTTTCGTCTTTTCATACACAGTGATAGCTACGTTTTGCCATAGAGGT
Proteins encoded in this region:
- a CDS encoding SusC/RagA family TonB-linked outer membrane protein; this translates as MEKLFSTKRSKILFCKMVLLVLFLATDEIAYAGGEGVGSKFSTFQVATQQNKKITGTVTDENGVPLPGVSVVVKNTTRGTSTNFDGKYEILVRQGEVLEYHFVGFATQEKRIGGGNQLIINIILKEQAEQLGDVVVVGFGTQKKESVVSSVSTVKGTDLRLPTRSLTNNLAGQVSGLIAIQRKGEPGYDESEFYIRGISSFASGAAISPLVLVDGVPRSMNDIEPDEIESFTLLKDAAATSVYGAEGANGVVLITSKRGKNQTTQISYRGEYGLLSPTRLPSFLDAPNYMRIYNEALQNSGNSPIFTEDIIAKHASGIDPDLYPNVNWMSLIKNTTSNVRHTLNFRGGGEKARFFISGAFYNESGLFRGNPKAEYNNNIGLNRYNLRSNVDFNVTPTTLLRVDLSGQYLETNYPAPGVGTNGLLQRISTAPPYLFPMVYSDGTNAAHPRNSNNRINPYNLLMESGYAKEWRSMLQSNVIIEQKLDVITKGLTAKGSVSYDSNATYLMNRAKTPPQFTASGRDDKGNLIFSKVVDEVKFGEPSESNRGNKKIYIEGSLNYKRLFSDKHDVTGMLLYYRKEAQTHDQALAFRKEAYIGRATYMYDRRYSIEGSFGFTGSEAFSKENRFGFFPAIGLSWIVSNEKFFEGISNTINDLKFRASYGKTGNDNTGGARFLYRGTYSNAGGYHIGIGGSGPLNNMSGLAEGRFEAPAIGWEIEDKRNIGIDISLFRNRITLTADYFDNERHSILLQRRTVPEHTGFRDRPWQNYGRVSNKGFDASLSIRHNFTDDFSVGARGNFTYARNKILEYDEVPQKYEWMNVTGRRINLPRIYIAEGLYQESDFDITTDPATGAKQYALKSGLPVSTISSGVLPGDIKYKDLNGDGQINDYDRTYDVSNPTVPEIIYGFGANMEYKNFYVNVFFQGAGNVSTILGSSNPQGFFPFKYGVDESSLRSEVTNRWTAENPSEDVLFPRLRNVAFNHNEQASTWWLRDASFIRLKNVEIGYRLPKEVLKILKMSSGRFYLIGNNLHVWDKVKMWDPEMGNDNAGMNYPLSKSYTFGVEFSF
- a CDS encoding RagB/SusD family nutrient uptake outer membrane protein; translated protein: MRKIFITIGIITATFFTESCSNYLDVSDELAGELTQKEIFDDATLTRRFHRNIFVGIPDSSNMIFSTNYQLSGLDNPWAGASDELKMAQGTLRGLTQNGFNESNAPFHRWSTLYKLIRQANLFLKNAKVIPQTGLAEYIDEAELVRLKAQARFLRAYYHYLLFEMYGPIPILTEPADPEASDWDYPRNSVDEVVAFLDSELLEASEGLNDVETEENYRALPTKGVALAVRAKLWMYAASPLFNGGYSEALSLTNPDGKKLFPAADKGKWQKAVSALEDFINFANGKYELYKEYEGATYDPHKSLYNLFMKYNNEIIWASSKHNWGGVGGEGTDRRCTPRTERNGFACISVSQELVDDFFMIDGKSIEESPLYNETGFSTAGEDQSNQTEEGTYRMWINREPRFYQTVFFHGRKWHISKKDVKFTYGDGNDRSKGDYPWTGYLLYKRIARNTRNEGSHPRSQYRPSIIFRLAEFYLLYAEALNEVNPSDSKIAEYVNRVRERAGIPNWQESNPSVLGNQEAQRKAIRAEMRVELATEGQRYFDVRRWMIAENPVGEGGQGGDFYGMNMQTDDKAKFFERHSYEKRDFKRAYYLYPIPLNQIQITKNLIQNPGYE
- a CDS encoding gamma carbonic anhydrase family protein, with the protein product MIIKKVNGKEPSFGKDCFIAENATVTGDVSVGNQCTIWYNAVIRGDVNSIRIGNKVNVQDGAVIHATYQKYATNIADNVSIGHNAIVHGCTIHSNVLIGMGSIVMDGCIVESDSIVAAGAVVTEHTRIESGSIYAGIPAKKIKNLSGEQKTAIRRTADNYVKYASWIED
- a CDS encoding ClpXP adapter SpxH family protein; its protein translation is MAQNTNPLLCDPKEGTCGVPQTENNAVKSQLPQTEKSITVTYYTDPICSSCWGIEPQIRKLKLEYGDIITFNYHTGGLLPDWSYNSGGISKPSDVAHHWDEVSLYYDMPIDGDIWLENPLNSSYPPSIAFKAAQIQDKNKAISFLRELREMVFLQKKNITQWEHIAKAADVTKLDVEQLKADIQNKAKELFENDLKLARDLGIRGFPTMIFTDSQGNREVVYGAKPYLNFERAILKLEPKATKKEYKKDWQTLFGYYPTLTAREFSELSSMPRKESEIYLNQLTEQGFLERYTTKNGSIWKKK
- the trmB gene encoding tRNA (guanosine(46)-N7)-methyltransferase TrmB gives rise to the protein MGSKNKLKRFKENETFANVLQPKRDELLSEQFPFKGKWHSDYFKNNNPIVLELGCGKGEYSVGLAKKYPNKNFIGIDIKGARFWRGAKTAIEENINNVAFLRTQIELIEHCFAQGEVSEIWITFPDPQIKYKRTKHRLTNAEFLSRYKNILATDGCIHLKTDSEFMHGYTLGLLHGLGHKVLYANHNIYNSDGVPSEVTEIQTFYEKFYLEQNKPITYIKFQI
- a CDS encoding sugar-binding protein, yielding MRGKILLLGALSCFVSCIGYAQVGTPEKPLSRLEDYQLRGKVKTYKLTPYHVLDSFGIIKKTGKPEFWKGDILSTFDDRGYKVESNMYNKQGNLQNKIIYKYNDKNKRLSRDVYGERGYIKNKYVYIYDDKGHKIAYHCYNPRGELVESWIYNNDDRGREVEVIYQVPKRPSETRKFLYKYDKSGNVEELSQYSKDDVPEVTWKYVYDRKGLVTELHTYKENKLLRKRVTKYDAYGNPVQIKEYDSDGRFIEETDYEYQFDAYGNWIQRIDYVNSFPKIMYEREIVYY
- the uvrA gene encoding excinuclease ABC subunit UvrA — protein: MKTKEILIKGAKLHNLKDITVGIPRNKLVVITGLSGSGKSSLAFDTLYAEGQRRYVESLSSYARQFLGRLDKPKVDNIVGIAPAIAIEQKVNTSNPRSTVGTSTEIYDYLKLLFARIGKTYSPLSGNEVKKHSVTDVVDAVLSYPERTKLLLLAPVHIAEGRKIPQVLQILLQQGYARIQYKGEIIRIDEADLNSINSDFLLVIDRIIVQHNEDFRHRLADAIDTAFFEGKGECIIEEVENQNKQTFSNKFELDGIEFSEPNVHLFSFNNPYGACPKCDGYGDTIGLDEELIIPNTALSVYDNCVYPWRGEAMSWYRDQLVLNAYKFDFPIHKPWFELTKEQKKLVWNGNKFFTGLTDFFKELEEKSYKIQNRVMLARYRGKTKCSECDGKRLRKEADYVKINGRSISDLVDISVEELQRFFKELQLSDYERNIARRLLVEIENRLQFLADVGLNYLTLNRKSNTLSGGESQRINLATSLGSSLVGSMYILDEPSIGLHPKDTEKLISVLKSLRDLGNTVIVVEHDEDIMKAADYIIDIGPEAGTHGGEVVAQGTYAEILKADSLTGKYLSGRMQIDLPKERRTSPHYITLLGCRENNLKNIDVTLPLDMLTVVTGVSGSGKSTLIKQILYPAMLKELDMNTEKAGQFSKLEGKYKHIQSVEFVDQNPIGKSSRSNPITYIKAYDDIRNLYAVQKLSKLRNFQPKHFSFNVDGGRCEVCKGEGEVTIEMQFMADVHLPCEACGGKRFKKEVLEVTFEGKSIDDLLNTTIDDAIVFFERHKQQKISAKLKPLQDVGLGYVTLGQSSSTLSGGEAQRIKLASFLAKSESKEKVLFIFDEPTTGLHFHDIRKLLASFQALIEKGHSIIVIEHNLEMIKSADYVIDLGLDGGDKGGTVIAQGTPEEIARNTQSYTGKYLKEVMQHQK